A stretch of Pseudomonas sp. LRP2-20 DNA encodes these proteins:
- a CDS encoding glycine zipper domain-containing protein has protein sequence MRLTLPSIALGLLLCQGAFAGDGTAAIGGGLGGVLGNVVGQQLGGRTGAAIGAGVGGAAGSAVGARKGNRTEAAIGGGLGSAGGSLLGGAVGGKTGSTIGAGLGGAAGGALGNHLGDNGGSHKHRHHRRH, from the coding sequence ATGCGTCTGACTCTGCCTTCCATTGCCCTCGGCCTGCTGCTGTGCCAGGGCGCTTTCGCCGGTGACGGTACTGCCGCCATTGGCGGTGGCCTGGGTGGCGTGCTGGGCAACGTTGTCGGCCAGCAGCTCGGTGGTCGTACTGGCGCAGCCATCGGCGCCGGTGTCGGTGGTGCAGCCGGTAGTGCGGTAGGTGCGAGGAAAGGCAACCGTACCGAAGCGGCCATTGGCGGTGGCCTGGGCTCGGCAGGCGGTTCGCTGCTGGGCGGCGCGGTAGGCGGCAAGACCGGTTCCACCATTGGTGCCGGCCTGGGCGGTGCAGCCGGTGGTGCGCTGGGTAACCACCTGGGCGACAATGGCGGCAGCCACAAGCACCGCCATCACCGCCGTCACTGA
- a CDS encoding RcnB family protein, producing the protein MQARHLLPALLIASLPALSFAAPSAEESIKAPETHNRELKVGDKAPDQYKRDDQAISDWKAKGLPAPEKESHWVRMGEHYVLIQITNGVVLAIHPAS; encoded by the coding sequence ATGCAAGCCAGACACCTGCTGCCCGCACTGCTGATCGCCAGCCTGCCCGCGCTGAGCTTCGCTGCCCCCTCGGCAGAAGAGAGCATCAAGGCGCCGGAAACCCACAACCGTGAACTCAAGGTCGGCGACAAGGCCCCCGACCAGTACAAACGCGATGACCAGGCCATCAGCGACTGGAAAGCCAAAGGACTGCCCGCCCCCGAAAAAGAAAGCCACTGGGTGCGCATGGGCGAGCATTATGTGCTGATCCAGATCACCAATGGCGTGGTACTGGCGATCCATCCCGCGTCCTGA
- a CDS encoding SDR family oxidoreductase, with product MSKTQLFDLDGKIAFVSGASRGIGEAIAHLLAQQGAHVIVSSRKLDGCQQVADAIIAAGGKATPVACHIGELEQIQQVFAGIREQFGRLDILVNNAATNPQFCNVLDTDPSAFQKTVDVNIRGYFFMSVEAGKLMRENGGGSIINVASINGVSPGLFQGIYSVTKAAVINMTKVFAKECAQFGIRCNALLPGLTDTKFASALVKNDAILNAALQQIPLKRVADPKEMAGAVLYLASDASSYTTGTALNVDGGFLS from the coding sequence ATGTCCAAGACCCAACTGTTCGACCTCGACGGCAAGATCGCCTTTGTTTCCGGTGCCAGCCGTGGCATCGGCGAAGCCATTGCCCATCTGCTGGCCCAGCAGGGCGCCCACGTGATCGTTTCCAGCCGCAAGCTCGACGGCTGCCAGCAGGTGGCCGACGCCATCATTGCGGCGGGCGGCAAGGCCACGCCGGTCGCCTGTCATATCGGTGAACTGGAGCAGATCCAGCAGGTGTTCGCCGGTATCCGCGAACAGTTCGGGCGCCTGGATATCCTGGTCAATAACGCGGCCACCAACCCGCAGTTCTGCAACGTGCTCGACACCGACCCGAGTGCCTTCCAGAAGACCGTCGACGTGAACATCCGCGGCTACTTCTTCATGTCGGTGGAGGCCGGCAAGCTGATGCGCGAAAACGGTGGCGGCAGCATCATCAACGTGGCCTCGATCAACGGCGTTTCGCCGGGCCTGTTCCAGGGCATCTATTCGGTGACCAAGGCCGCGGTAATCAACATGACCAAGGTGTTCGCCAAGGAATGCGCGCAGTTCGGCATTCGCTGCAACGCCCTGCTGCCGGGCCTGACCGACACCAAGTTCGCCTCGGCGCTGGTGAAGAACGACGCCATCCTCAATGCCGCGCTGCAGCAGATTCCGCTCAAGCGCGTGGCCGACCCCAAGGAAATGGCCGGCGCCGTGCTGTACCTGGCCAGCGATGCCTCCAGCTACACCACCGGCACCGCGCTGAATGTCGACGGTGGTTTCCTGTCCTGA
- a CDS encoding phosphotransferase family protein, translating into MTLTDQSTQVRPGEELDAAVIDPYLKGHIAGLEGTPSISQFPGGASNLTYLVSYPGREFVLRRPPFGQKAKSAHDMGREFRILNQLNSGFPYCPKAYVHCTDESLIGGEFYVMERVKGVILRSDIPAELGLDASRTEALCKSFIDRLVELHQVDYHACGLADLGKPEGYVQRQIEGWTSRYEKALTPDAPRWEKVIAWLREKMPADHPRPGIVHNDYRFDNVILDAENPMRIIGVLDWEMATIGDPLMDLGNSLAYWIEASDPAPVQLMRRQPSNAPGMLTRRQFVDYYAERAGIQLDNFDYYYCYGLFRLAGIVQQIYYRYYHGQTQDKRFAQFIHMNRLLEQMSLQVIGKSTL; encoded by the coding sequence ATGACGCTCACCGACCAGTCCACCCAGGTACGCCCCGGCGAAGAACTCGACGCGGCCGTCATCGATCCTTACCTGAAGGGCCACATCGCCGGCCTCGAGGGCACGCCGAGCATCAGCCAGTTCCCTGGCGGGGCGTCCAACCTCACCTACCTGGTCAGCTACCCGGGCCGTGAATTCGTGTTGCGCCGCCCACCCTTCGGCCAGAAGGCCAAGTCGGCCCACGACATGGGCCGCGAGTTCCGCATTCTGAACCAGCTCAACAGCGGTTTCCCGTACTGCCCCAAGGCCTATGTCCACTGCACCGACGAATCACTGATCGGCGGTGAGTTCTACGTGATGGAGCGGGTCAAGGGGGTGATTCTGCGCTCGGACATCCCGGCCGAACTGGGCCTGGATGCCAGCCGCACCGAAGCCCTGTGCAAAAGCTTCATCGACCGCCTGGTCGAGTTGCATCAGGTGGATTACCACGCCTGCGGCCTGGCCGACCTGGGCAAGCCAGAAGGCTATGTGCAGCGCCAGATCGAAGGCTGGACCAGCCGCTACGAGAAAGCCCTGACCCCGGATGCGCCACGCTGGGAAAAAGTGATCGCCTGGCTGCGCGAGAAGATGCCCGCCGACCATCCGCGCCCGGGCATCGTGCACAACGACTACCGCTTCGACAACGTGATCCTCGATGCCGAAAACCCCATGCGCATCATCGGTGTACTCGACTGGGAGATGGCCACCATCGGCGACCCGCTGATGGACCTGGGCAACAGCCTGGCCTACTGGATCGAGGCCAGCGACCCGGCGCCAGTACAACTGATGCGCCGCCAGCCGAGCAATGCACCAGGCATGCTGACTCGCCGCCAGTTCGTCGATTACTACGCCGAGCGCGCCGGCATCCAGCTGGACAACTTCGATTACTACTATTGCTACGGCCTGTTCCGCCTGGCCGGCATCGTCCAGCAGATCTACTACCGCTATTACCACGGCCAGACCCAGGACAAACGCTTCGCCCAGTTCATCCACATGAACCGGCTGCTGGAGCAAATGAGCCTGCAGGTCATCGGCAAGTCCACGCTCTGA
- a CDS encoding SCP2 sterol-binding domain-containing protein, producing MSDVAKAVEAMKAKFNPAAAAGLDLVFGFNITDEDKHYALLVKDGTCEIQEGENPDANCTLVLDSETLKGIVSGETDGMQAFMGGKLRVEGDMMLSMKLSELFPS from the coding sequence ATGAGCGATGTAGCTAAAGCCGTCGAGGCGATGAAAGCAAAATTCAACCCAGCTGCTGCGGCTGGCCTGGACCTGGTGTTCGGCTTCAACATCACCGACGAAGACAAGCACTATGCGCTGCTGGTCAAGGACGGCACCTGCGAAATTCAGGAAGGTGAAAACCCGGATGCCAACTGCACCCTGGTACTGGACAGCGAAACCCTCAAGGGCATCGTCAGCGGTGAAACCGACGGCATGCAGGCCTTCATGGGCGGCAAGCTGCGCGTTGAAGGCGACATGATGCTGTCGATGAAGCTCAGCGAGCTGTTCCCTTCCTGA
- a CDS encoding histidine phosphatase family protein has protein sequence MGNLYLIRHGQASFGADDYDVLSPIGVRQSQALGEHLAQLGLRLDRCVAGDLRRQQDTARHALQALNAGGCAVPAIETDPAFNEFDADGVIRALLPGLLADEPHARDILRNGAQNRSEFQRLFALMVQRWHAGEHADDGLETWQAFTARVAAGLQRVLDTAGSGDNIAVFTSGGTIAALLHLVTRITPSQAFALNWQIINTSLSQLKFRGRDVALASFNSQAHVQLLRAPELITYR, from the coding sequence GTGGGCAATCTCTACCTGATCCGACATGGCCAGGCTTCCTTCGGTGCAGACGACTACGACGTCCTCTCACCGATCGGCGTGCGCCAGAGCCAGGCCCTCGGCGAACACCTCGCCCAGCTCGGCCTGCGCCTGGACCGCTGTGTGGCCGGCGATCTGCGGCGCCAGCAGGACACCGCCAGGCACGCGTTGCAGGCGCTGAACGCAGGTGGTTGCGCGGTACCGGCCATTGAGACCGACCCGGCCTTCAATGAGTTCGATGCCGATGGCGTGATTCGCGCCCTGCTCCCCGGCCTGCTGGCCGATGAGCCGCACGCCCGGGATATCCTGCGCAACGGCGCGCAGAACCGCAGCGAGTTCCAGCGCCTGTTCGCCCTGATGGTGCAACGCTGGCACGCAGGTGAACATGCCGATGACGGCTTGGAAACCTGGCAGGCGTTCACCGCCCGGGTCGCAGCTGGGCTGCAGCGTGTGCTGGACACCGCGGGCAGTGGCGACAACATCGCCGTGTTCACATCCGGTGGCACCATCGCCGCCCTGCTCCACCTGGTTACCCGAATCACCCCCAGTCAGGCCTTTGCGCTGAACTGGCAGATCATCAACACGTCGCTCAGCCAGCTGAAGTTCCGCGGCCGCGACGTGGCACTGGCTTCCTTCAACAGCCAAGCCCATGTGCAGCTGTTGAGGGCGCCGGAGCTCATCACCTACCGTTGA